In Leucoraja erinacea ecotype New England chromosome 15, Leri_hhj_1, whole genome shotgun sequence, the following proteins share a genomic window:
- the LOC129703893 gene encoding poly [ADP-ribose] polymerase tankyrase-2-like isoform X4, producing MLLSHGADSNARDNWDYTPLHEAAIKGKIDVCIVLLQNGANLHIRNTDGRTALDLADSSAKTLLTGEYKKDELLETARNGNEEKLMSLLTPLNVNCHASDGRKSTPLHLAAGYNRVNIVQLLLQHGADVHAKDKGDLVPLHNACSYGHYEVTELLIKHGAYVNAMDLWQFTPLHEAASKNRVEVCSLLLSYGADPTLLNCHSKSAIDLAPTPQLKERLAYEFKGHSLLQAAKEADVACVKKHLSLENVNFKQLQTHETALHFAAASPYPKRKQVAELLLRKGANVDEKTKDLMTPLHVASEKAHNDIIEILIKNDAKVNALDSLGQTPLHRAARCGHHHTCRFLLASGSDSLIISLHGFTASQMGNESVQQILQGAMVGNCASDRQLLEASKSGDLDVVKKICTHQNVNCRDVEGRQSTPLHFAAGYNRVSIVEYLLENGADVHAKDKGGLVPLHNACSYGHYEVAELLIKHGAVVNVADLWKFTPLHEAAAKGKYEICKLLLIHGADPTKKNRDGNTALDLIKDGDIDIQDLLSGDAALLDAAKKGCMARVKKLCIIENVNCRDTQGRHSTPLHLAAGYNNLEVAEYLLQHGADVNAQDKGGLIPLHNAASYGHVDVAALLIRYNACVNATDKWAFTPLHEAAQKGRTQLCTLLLAHGADPTMRNQEGQTPLDLITADDVRALLMAAMPPSVLPSCYKPHAIINASQAAGQTAASLPSIPSNTGNPSAACNLDNLSSGFCELASSGSMCGAEEISNLEKKEIPGIHMTINQFLRNLGLEHLCDIFEKEQITLDVLVEMGHKELKEIGINAYGHRHKIIKGVERLLAVQQGINPYLTLNNSNSGTILIDLLPVDKEFQSVEEEMQSTVREHRDGGHSGGVFNKYNFLKIQRVCNKRLWERYTHRRKEVSEENHSHSNERMLFHGSPFVNAIIHKGFDERHAYIGGMFGAGIYFAENSSKSNQYVYGIGGGTGCPTHKDRSCYICHRQMVFCRVTLGKSFLQFSAIKMAHAPPGHHSVTGRPSVNGLALAEYVIYRGEQAYPEYLITYQIMKPENSTD from the exons GTGAATACAAAAAAGATGAACTACTAGAGACTGCAAG GAATGGAAATGAAGAAAAGTTGATGTCCCTACTTACACCATTGAATGTAAACTGCCATGCTAGTGATGGCCGAAAG tcCACACCACTGCATTTAGCAGCAGGATATAACCGTGTTAACATCGTACAGCTGTTACTTCAACATGGTGCAGATGTTCATGCTAAGGATAAAGG AGATTTAGTACCTCTTCACAATGCTTGTTCCTATGGTCATTATGAAGTTACAGAGCTTTTAATTAAG CATGGTGCCTATGTGAATGCCATGGACCTCTGGCAGTTTACTCCTTTGCACGAAGCTGCCTCCAAGAACAGAGTAGAAGTATGTTCCCTGCTGCTGAGCTACGGTGCTGATCCAACGTTGCTGAACTGTCATTCTAAGAGTGCCATTGATTTAGCTCCTACACCCCAACTAAAAGAACGCTTAGCTT ATGAGTTCAAAGGGCATTCATTGCTGCAGGCTGCAAAAGAAGCAGATGTTGCCTGTGTGAAAAAACATCTTTCCTTGGAGAACGTGAATTTCAAGCAACTCCAAACTCATGAAACTGCACTG CATTTTGCTGCTGCATCTCCATATCCAAAACGAAAACAGGTGGCTGAGCTACTATTAAGAAAAGGAGCTAATgttgatgaaaagacaaaaga CCTCATGACACCCCTCCATGTGGCATCAGAAAAGGCCCATAATGATATAATTGAAATACTCATCAAAAATGATGCAAAG GTGAATGCCCTGGACAGTCTTGGTCAGACACCTTTACACagggctgctcgctgtggccatcaTCACACATGTCGCTTTTTGCTGGCTTCTGGATCTGATTCATTAATAATATCTCTTCACGGTTTCACTGCATCACAGATGGGTAATGAAAGTGTGCAGCAGATTTTACAAG GTGCCATGGTTGGAAATTGTGCTTCTGATAGACAGCTATTGGAAGCATCCAAAAGTGGAGACTTGGATGTTGTCAAG AAAATATGCACTCATCAGAATGTAAACTGCAGAGATGTAGAAGGCCGCCAGTCTACCCCACTCCACTTTGCAGCTGGTTACAACCGTGTATCTATCGTGGAATATTTGTTAGAAAATGGTGCTGACGTTCATGCCAAAGACAAAGG AGGTTTGGTTCCATTGCACAATGCATGCTCGTATGGACATTATGAAGTGGCAGAGCTGCTGATTAAACATGGTGCAGTGGTTAACGTAGCTGATTTGTGGAAGTTTACTCCTTTACATGAAGCTGCTGCCAAGGGAAAATATGAAATTTGTAAACTTCTGTTAATA CATGGCGCTGATCCAACCAAGAAGAACCGGGATGGAAATACAGCATTAGATCTAATAAAGGATGGAGACATTGACATACAAGACCTCCTGAGTGGCGATGCTGCCTTACTTGATGCTGCAAAGAAGGGGTGCATGGCCAGGGTGAAGAAATTATGCATAATAGAGAATGTTAACTGCAGAGATACCCAGGGAAGACATTCAACACCCTTGCATTTAGCAG CTGGTTATAACAATTTAGAAGTTGCAGAATATCTGCTGCAGCATGGTGCAGATGTGAATGCTCAGGATAAAGGTGGATTGATACCTTTACATAATGCTGCTTCATATGGG CATGTGGATGTTGCAGCATTATTGATAAGATATAATGCATGTGTAAATGCAACAGACAAATGGGCTTTCACTCCCCTTCATGAAGCAGCCCAGAAAGGGAGGACACAATTATGCACCCTATTGCTTGCTCATGGAGCTGACCCCACTATGAGAAACCAGGAAGGACAAACTCCATTAGATCTCATCACT GCAGACGATGTCCGAGCTTTGCTGATGGCTGCAATGCCTCCTTCTGTATTGCCATCTTGCTACAAGCCCCATGCTATTATCAATGCTTCACAAGCAGCAGGACAAACAGCCGCGTCTCTGCCTTCTATTCCATCAAATACAGGAAATCCATCTGCTGCATGTAATCTAGACAATCTATCAAGTGGCTTCTGTGAGCTGGCTTCCAGTGGTAGCATGTGTGGTGCAGAAGAAATCAGTAACTTAGAGAAAAAAGAAA TTCCTGGAATACACATGACTATTAATCAGTTTTTGAGGAATTTGGGCCTGGAACATCTGTGTGAtatttttgaaaaagaacag ATCACACTGGATGTATTGGTTGAAATGGGTCATAAAGAACTAAAAGAAATTGGAATAAATGCTTACGGACATCGACATAAAATCATCAAAGGTGTTGAACGTCTTTTAGCCGTACAGCAAG GCATCAACCCATATCTAACTTTAAACAATTCCAACAGTGGTACAATTCTGATTGATTTGTTACCGGTGGATAAGGAGTTCCAATCTGTGGAGGAAGAG ATGCAAAGTACCGTGAGAGAACATCGGGATGGCGGCCATTCCGGAGGAGTCTTCAATAAATACAATTTCTTGAAG ATTCAAAGGGTGTGCAATAAAAGACTTTGGGAGAGATATACACATCGAAGAAAAGAAGTATCTGAAGAAAATCACAGCCATTCAAATGAAAGAATGTTGTTTCATG GTTCTCCCTTTGTAAATGCCATTATTCACAAGGGTTTTGATGAAAGGCATGCTTACATTGGAGGGATGTTTGGAGCTGGTATTTATTTTGCTGAAAATTCATCCAAAAGTAACCAGTATGTGTATGGAATTGGTGGTGGCACAGGTTGTCCAACACATAAAGATAGGTCCTGTTACATTTGTCATAG GCAAATGGTGTTCTGTCGTGTTACGTTGGGAAAATCATTTTTGCAGTTCAGTGCAATAAAAATGGCTCATGCACCACCTGGTCACCATTCTGTCACTGGTCGCCCTAGTGTAAATGGATTAGCATTGGCAGAATATGTTATTTATAGAGGTGAACAG